Genomic window (Pseudomonas azadiae):
AGCCGGCAAAGCCCTCATCAACCATGCCCAGCAAATGCTCGCCGCACACCTGCACCAGTCGCTGACATTGGATCACCTTGGCGCCGAACTTGGATTTTCCAAGTTCCACCTTCTGCGCGCTTTCCAGAAAGAAACCGGGCTGACGCCCCGTGAGTGGGCCATGCAGTTGCGCACCCGGCGCGCCAAGGGCTTGCTGCGCCAGGGCGTGTCGCCCAGCCAGGCCGCGCATGACCTTGGCTTCAGCGACCAGAGTCACCTGAGCCGGCATTTTCGCGCCGCCTACGGCATCACCCCAGGCCACTATCAAAACGCAGTGAAACGCTGAACAGTGCAATCTGGTTCAAGACACCGCTGTTGTCGATCCTCACACTGCCCGCCCTCTCTTGAAGGAATGCGGGCATGCTGACGATCTTTTTTTACGCACTCTTATTCGGTTTTGTCTTTTGCCTCTCCCCCGGCGCCGTACTGGCAGAAACGCTGCGCCGTGGCCTGCTCCATGGCTTTGTCCCGGCACTCCTGGTGCAGGTTGGCTCACTGGTGGGCGATGCGGTGTGGGCGGTGATCGGCCTGACCGGGATCGCCCTGCTGATCCAGCATGACGCAGTGCGCGTGCCGTTGACGGTGATCTGTGCGTTGTACCTGGCCTGGCTGGGCATCCGCAGCCTGATCGATGCCTGGAAGCTACCGGCACCCGACGAGGCACCTGCCAGCAGCCGGAAAAATGCACTGGCGGTTGGCGCGGCGATCTCTCTGGCCAACCCGAAAAACATCGTCTACTGGGGCGCACTGGGCAGTGCGCTATCGGGCATCGTTGGCGCCACGCCCAGCCATGGGCAGACCCTGATGTTTTTCGCCGGGTTCATGCTGGCTTCGGTGTTGTCATGCTTTTTGATTGCGGCGCTGGTCAACCTGTTGCGCAAGAACGCCTCGGCGTTGTGGCAACGCATCAGTTATGGCGCTTGCGGGGTGGTATTGATCTACCTGGCGGTGCTGGCGGCAAAAGGGGTATGAGGTAAAAACCGGCAGCGGACCAGCGTTGCAGCTGCGATGGTGCTCACAGATGCAGCTCGATTCCACCTGACACAGGCGATCTCCTGTGGGAGCTCTCGAGCTTTAGCGAGGCAGCGATAGCGGTGGGTCAGGCAAGAAGATACCAGCAATGCCGCCGCCTTCGCAGCCTCGCTGGGGCTCGACAGCTCTCTTATCAAACTCAAAATAATCTAATGACTTTTCAAACGTTAAAATTTCATCCTGAAATCTTGAATCTTGCATAAGTAATTTCAGACAACTGCATTTTTGTGGCGAGCGGGCTTGCCCCGCGTTGGGGTGCGAAGCGCCCCCAATGAAGACGAATCCGGTGTATCAGGCCTACAACCATAGCCCGGCCTCGCCGGAACACCATGACCGCCGGGCGGCCACGGCCTATCATGACGCCTGCGCGAGGTGTAGAGAGAGCCCAAGTGAACCGGATTGAGCACGTAATATTGATGGCCCGCTATAACCAATGGATGAACCGCAAGCTCTACGAGGCGGCCGGCAAGCTGTCGGATGCAGAGTTGCAGTTGGACCGCCAGGCGTTTTTTGGCTCGATCCTCGGCACGCTCAACCATCTCGCCTTGGGGGACACCGTATGGCTCAAGCGTTTTGCCCGACACCCCGCAGGCTATGCGGTACTGGCGTCGTTGGACGCCATCGCCACGCCCGCCGATCTGGCGCAACCGGCATTTGTCGACATCCGTGAGCTGGCGCCCCGGCGTACCTGGCTGGACCAGCTCATCATCGACTGGGCCCACACGCTGCAGGAGCCTGAGCTGGACCATCGCCTGCACTACCACAACATGCGGGGGGCGCCCGCTGAGAAGCCCTTCTTCAGCCTGCTCGTGCATTTTTTCAATCACCAGACCCACCATCGGGGTCAGGCAACCACGCTGCTGACCCAGGCGGGGCTGGATGTGGGGACGACGGATTTGCTGGCGCTGATTGACTGAGCGGGATTCAGGCCAAGCCCCACGCCCCCCCGGCGCAAATGCTTCAAAACCCATACTTCCCCTCGCGGCAGGCTTCTTCGCATCGGTTGCAAGGCTCGTGTAGATCACTGATCTACCGAGCTTTTTCATGTGCCCCTCATGCAGTAAAGCCGCAAAGCCACCTTGCGCCGCAGCGCTTGGATCTATATATTCCCAACCCTGCTGCACCGCGCTGCCGCCCGAATGGCGAAACTGGTAGACGCATGGGACTTAAAATCCCCCGCTCGTAAGGGCGTCCCGGTTCGATTCCGGGTTCGGGCACCATCTCTTGTTCCACTGACGGCCTGTAAAGTCCGTGGAGCCCTTTAAACCCGCCTTTTGGCGGGTTTTCCGTTTATGGCATTCCTCCAAGATCTACTCGCAACAGCGAGTATCACGGACGGGGGCGGGCCATCGATCGCCCGTTGCAGATTTGCACGCTTCAGTTCTCTCTACATCTGCCGCTATTGCTATATCAATTTGTCACCGACCCGAGACATGTCATATCTTCGCAAAACTGTCTACAGTGCCGACCCATCGGCAAGACAACCCGGCACACAGACAACGCTTGACTGAATACCGGCTGCCGAGTCCCTTGGGCCCCACCGGTAATGTCGCGACTTAGACCCGGCGAAACACAATAAGAGAACTGGCGAATGAACGATGGACAGTACGAAAGGCGGGCAGCAGCGGCATCCGACGCGTTGCCGCATATCCTGCTGATCGACGATGTCCCTGAAGATATCCGTGCCACGCTCTTGCTGTTAAAGACCCAACCCTGGCGCCTTTCGGTGGCCAGCGATGCCCATCAGGGCTATCAACGGGCTCTCGCGCTGCGTCCGGACCTGATCGTGCTGGATGTTCACATGCCACACATGGACGGCTTCAGCCTGTGCAGGCTGTTGCGCGAGGCGCCGGCCACGCGGCATACGCCGATCCTGTTCCTGTCGTCGGCAAATACGTCATTGGAGCGCCTCGAAGGACTGGCCGTGGGCGCGGTGGACTACATCCCCAAATCCTATGCCCCGGAAGAAGTACTGGCACGCATCAAGATCCACCTGCAATTGACGTGGCGAGCGCCGCCGGCCCTTCAACACAGCCCGCCCGAGCCGGCGCCGCAAGGCGATGAAATCGTATTGAGAGCGGCGATGCGACTGATCGAACACCAGCTGGACGATGTGCCGTCCCTGCCCTGCCTTGCGCAAAAAGTCGGCACCCATGAGAAACGCCTCTCCGCCATTTTCCGTGAGCACTTGGGGCTGACCGTATTCGCCTACATTCGCGATGCCCGGCTGCGGCGTGGCCAGGCATTGCTCTGCGAAAGCGCCATGAGCGTGCAAGATGTCGCCGAATTGGTGGGCTTTCGCAATGCGTGCAACTTCGCCACCGCATTCCGCCAGCGAATCGGCATGACGCCCAGTCAGTTTCGCCAGCAATCCCTGGGCATCGAGCACGCCTGATGCGGCTTCTTCAGTTTCTCTTGCTGATAATGGCAGTGTTATCCGCAGGCCTGCTGCGCGCTGCCCCCGTGGAAATCTGCCAGGCCGAGCACCTGAAACTGATGCCCGCGATACATATTTTCGAGGACACCCAGGCCAGCTTGAGCCTCGAAGACGTTGCTCAGTTGCCCGAAGCGCGTTTCAACACCATGACGCCAAGCTGGCCGACCCAAGGTTATAGCCGCTCCGCGTTCTGGTTAAAAGTGCAGCTCACCAATTCGAGCGACGCGGCGTGTTCGCGCCTGCTGGTGGTCGGGGCGCCACGCCTGGAGGACATCCGCGTCTACCAACGCACAAACGGGCGCTGGAGCGATGCGCACGCCGGCGCTGCCCATCCCTTGGCCGAATGGCCCCAGCCACCGGCGCGTCAGCCGGCATTCCCGATCTCGCTGGATGCTCGGGAGAGCGCCACCGTGTTCGTCCGGGTGGCAAGCCATTTCCAAATGCTGATCGAGCCGCAACTGTGGTCCGAACCTGCGCTGCTGCGCAGTCAGCAACAGACCTACCTGAGCGACGGACTCACCCTTGGCATTGTCCTGCTGGTCGTGCCGTTCGGCCTGATCGTAGGCTGGATCCTGCGCTCCCGCTTACTGACCGTGAACGCGGGCGCGGTCTTCAGCTACATCCTGCTGACCTGCATCCTGAACGGCTACCTGGTCTACTGGCCCACTGCGCTGGGCTGGACACGCGAGTTGTTGGCCTGCGCCAGCGCGGTCTCGTTCGTGCTGTTCCTGGCCTACATGCGTGTACTGCTGCAGGTATCCAGCCTGCCTAAAGCCGTTGGCTGGAGCTATTGGGTGCCACTGTCAGGCTGCATCATCGGTCGACTCTGGTGGCTGACAGTCGATCCGGTCCAGGGCGCGCAAGTAGTCCAGGTGTCGCTGATGAGTTTCTACGCAGCGCTGCTCGCCACGTTATTCATGGCCTGGCGCAGACGCCTGAGCTACAGCTGGATGGCCTGGCTGGTGCCGGGGCTCTTGATCGGCCAATTGCTGATGCGGATTTTCTTCCCTCAGGAACAGTTGCCCTGGCAGTCGCCGCAAAGCAAATACAGCTTATCGTCCACGCTGGCAGGCGTCGCGTTGCTGGTGTGCACCTTGATCATGGAAGTCGCCCGTAGCCGCGACCGGGAAAAGCATGCGCTGTGCAGCCTGGAGCAACAACGCCAGGCCGAGCACGAACGCCTGGAAAGCACTGTTGCGCTGCGCACCACGCAGTTGCGCGAATCCCTGGCGGCCCGTAGTGCGTTGATGGCGCGGATCAGCCACGACCTGCGCTCGCCGTTGGTACGCATCATCGACTATGCGCGCCTGCTGCACGCGGGGCCGAACCGCGATTATCCAGCCACGATCGAACGCAATGCCCGCCAGCAACTGGAACTGATCGATGAGATGCTCGAATTCTCCCGTGGCGAACTGGAGCAAATGCAGCTGAGCCTCGCGCCGGGTTATCTGTACGGCTTCCTCAAGGAGATCGCCGATGAGGCCGGCTTTCTCGCCGCGCGTCAGGGCAACACCTTCGAAGCGGTGCTGGCGGATGACCTGCCGCCACTGGTCGAGGCCGACTTCAAGCGTCTGCGGCAAATCCTCATGAACCTCCTGGCGAACGCGGCAAAGTTCACTCGCGACGGTCAGGTCCGTTTCGAGGTGAGCGCTCACCCGGCGGCGAACGCTGAGGGCGTGGTGCTGCGCTTCAACGTGATCGACACCGGCATCGGCATTGATCCACAAGAGTTCGAACACCTGCTGCAACCGTTCCGCCGTGGTCGCAATGCGCAGCGCCATGACGGCAGCGGACTGGGCTTGTCCATTGTCACGCAATTACTGGCGCACATGGACAGCCGGCTCGAACCACACGCCACTGAACGGGGCGGCAGCCACTTGAGTTTCAGCCTGCGCCTTAAATGCGCCGGGGAACAGGATCTGGAGCTGGGCATCGTCGACAATAACGCCGCGCCGCTCGACGGCCGGGGCAAACATGTTCTGCTGGTAGATGACATCGATCAGAACAGCGAATGGCTGTATGACCTGCTCGCCGGCTACGGCTTTGACGTGAGCATGGCGGCGAACGGCGAAGACGCTTTGGCCTGCCTGGCCGCACAATCGGTCGACCTGCTGATCAGCGACCAGATGATGCCCGGCATGGACGGCTGGGAACTGCTGCGAGCGGTGCGCAACCGCTGGGGTCATCTGCCCGTGATGCTGTATTCGGCAGTTCCACCCCGCAGGCCGCAGGATTATCCAGACGCCCTGGCCTTCGATGCGGTGCTGCTCAAGCCCGCCGACAGCCGAGAATTGCTGGCATGGGTCAAGACGCTGGCCGGCCCGGACACGATACGTCGCCAGATGGCCCGGGAGCTTTAGCATGCCGGGTTCAGGTTATCGCTTGCTCTGGCTCGCCTGGCTTGCGGCGCTGCCCTGGGCGTCGACGAATGCCGCACTACAGTCACCCGGCGCCCTCACGCTCGACGAATCAACCGTCACCGCCCGACGCCGCGAGGAGGCGTTGCAAGACGTGCCGGTTCCGATCAGCGTCCTCTACGGTGACGCGCTGGACGCCGCCGGCCTGCATCGGCTTCAAGACATCCAACAGCGGATACCCGGCCTGGTGGTGTCCGGTCACGACGCCCGTTTCGCCGGCTTCGGCCTGCGCGGCTTCGGCGCCACCGCTTACAACGATGGCCTGGAGGGTAGCGTCGGCACCTACGTCGATGGCGTTTACCAGGCGCGCCAGGGCATGGCCTTCACCGAGTTGATGGACATCGAGCGCATCGAAGTCCTGCGCGGGCCGCAAGGCACGTTGTTCGGCAAGAACACCACCGCCGGCGCGCTGAGCATCATGACCCGCCAGCCGACCTTTGAACCCGAAGCCAACCTCGAAGCCAGCCACGGCGAGCGCGGTTTGCGCGAATATCGCGGGATGATTTCCGGGCCGCTGCAGGGCGATGTACTGGCCGGGCGACTGAACATGTTCAACAGCGCGGTCGATGGCTCAGTCGACAACCTGCACGATGGCAGCCGCCTCGGCGACGCCGACAGCCAGGGCCTGCGCGGCCAATTATTGTGGACGCCGACGCCGGACTTCAGTGCGCGCCTGATCGCCGATTACGCCGAGC
Coding sequences:
- a CDS encoding LysE family transporter encodes the protein MLTIFFYALLFGFVFCLSPGAVLAETLRRGLLHGFVPALLVQVGSLVGDAVWAVIGLTGIALLIQHDAVRVPLTVICALYLAWLGIRSLIDAWKLPAPDEAPASSRKNALAVGAAISLANPKNIVYWGALGSALSGIVGATPSHGQTLMFFAGFMLASVLSCFLIAALVNLLRKNASALWQRISYGACGVVLIYLAVLAAKGV
- a CDS encoding DinB family protein, which produces MNRIEHVILMARYNQWMNRKLYEAAGKLSDAELQLDRQAFFGSILGTLNHLALGDTVWLKRFARHPAGYAVLASLDAIATPADLAQPAFVDIRELAPRRTWLDQLIIDWAHTLQEPELDHRLHYHNMRGAPAEKPFFSLLVHFFNHQTHHRGQATTLLTQAGLDVGTTDLLALID
- a CDS encoding response regulator transcription factor, with protein sequence MNDGQYERRAAAASDALPHILLIDDVPEDIRATLLLLKTQPWRLSVASDAHQGYQRALALRPDLIVLDVHMPHMDGFSLCRLLREAPATRHTPILFLSSANTSLERLEGLAVGAVDYIPKSYAPEEVLARIKIHLQLTWRAPPALQHSPPEPAPQGDEIVLRAAMRLIEHQLDDVPSLPCLAQKVGTHEKRLSAIFREHLGLTVFAYIRDARLRRGQALLCESAMSVQDVAELVGFRNACNFATAFRQRIGMTPSQFRQQSLGIEHA
- a CDS encoding hybrid sensor histidine kinase/response regulator, producing MAVLSAGLLRAAPVEICQAEHLKLMPAIHIFEDTQASLSLEDVAQLPEARFNTMTPSWPTQGYSRSAFWLKVQLTNSSDAACSRLLVVGAPRLEDIRVYQRTNGRWSDAHAGAAHPLAEWPQPPARQPAFPISLDARESATVFVRVASHFQMLIEPQLWSEPALLRSQQQTYLSDGLTLGIVLLVVPFGLIVGWILRSRLLTVNAGAVFSYILLTCILNGYLVYWPTALGWTRELLACASAVSFVLFLAYMRVLLQVSSLPKAVGWSYWVPLSGCIIGRLWWLTVDPVQGAQVVQVSLMSFYAALLATLFMAWRRRLSYSWMAWLVPGLLIGQLLMRIFFPQEQLPWQSPQSKYSLSSTLAGVALLVCTLIMEVARSRDREKHALCSLEQQRQAEHERLESTVALRTTQLRESLAARSALMARISHDLRSPLVRIIDYARLLHAGPNRDYPATIERNARQQLELIDEMLEFSRGELEQMQLSLAPGYLYGFLKEIADEAGFLAARQGNTFEAVLADDLPPLVEADFKRLRQILMNLLANAAKFTRDGQVRFEVSAHPAANAEGVVLRFNVIDTGIGIDPQEFEHLLQPFRRGRNAQRHDGSGLGLSIVTQLLAHMDSRLEPHATERGGSHLSFSLRLKCAGEQDLELGIVDNNAAPLDGRGKHVLLVDDIDQNSEWLYDLLAGYGFDVSMAANGEDALACLAAQSVDLLISDQMMPGMDGWELLRAVRNRWGHLPVMLYSAVPPRRPQDYPDALAFDAVLLKPADSRELLAWVKTLAGPDTIRRQMAREL